In Vicugna pacos chromosome 1, VicPac4, whole genome shotgun sequence, a single window of DNA contains:
- the TM4SF18 gene encoding transmembrane 4 L6 family member 18, protein MGSRKCGGCLSCLLIPLALWSIIVNILLYFPNGQTSYASSNKLTNYVWYFEGICFSGIMMLIVAAVLLVLESDNNYKCCQSENCSKKYMALLSMIFSALGIAFSGYCLGISALGLLQGPYCRTLEGWGYAFEGTAGRFLTDSSIWIQCLEPAHIVEWNIILFSILIALSGLQVIVCLIRVVMQLSRMLCGTYSVIIQPGII, encoded by the exons ATGGGGTCTCGGAAATGTGGAGGCTGCCTGAGTTGTCTGCTGATTCCGCTTGCACTTTGGAGTATAATTGTGAACATACTATTGTATTTCCCGAATGGGCAAACTTCCTATGCATCCAGCAATAAACTCACCAACTACGTGTGGTATTTTGAAGGAATCTGTTTCTCAGGTATCATG ATGCTCATAGTAGCTGCAGTTCTTCTTGTCCTGGAGAGCGATAACAACTATAAATGTTGCCAGAGTGAAAACTGCAGCAAAAAGTACATG GCACTGCTGTCGATGATCTTTTCTGCCCTTGGAATTGCTTTCTCTGGATACTGCCTGGGCATATCTGCTTTGGGCCTTCTTCAGGGCCCTTACTGCCGCACTCTCGAGGGCTGGGGGTATGCCTTTGAAGGCACCGCAGGACG tTTCCTTACAGATTCCAGCATATGGATCCAGTGCCTGGAACCTGCACATATAGTGGAGTGgaacatcattttattttccattctcaTAGCTCTCAGTGGGCTTCAGGTGATTGTCTGCCTCATCAGAGTAGTCATGCAGTTATCCAGGATGCTGTGTGGAACCTATTCAGTCATCATACAG cctggAATCATTTGA